From a region of the Phaeodactylum tricornutum CCAP 1055/1 chromosome 4, whole genome shotgun sequence genome:
- a CDS encoding predicted protein, translating into MENDRKQYWLKEQEKIPNTLRKYWNPNLLRKNTKETLEESIQPQTSVEKKRNCVSKTSEDSMAICDRPSKTNAKCQSESILLPREKMLLLLEQRIRIKLKSAEKDVKTTAKAVEHLLFKTASTPKVYEDLETLDKRLYAILAALMKRKVRKISREQDRTVILKHRLGIKTFEAVQVILREIQLLRLGRVALGCNKLSCNSQTKKDLLSWPVSKVDLPKGEKLPQAVKNIFFKNELTKAWQTTQAVSLANHNWEELVASTEKDIEAYKSWASASLS; encoded by the exons ATGGAAAACGATCGCAAACAATACTGGCTCAAAGAGCAGGAGAAAATTCCCAATACTCTGCGGAAGTATTGGAATCCCAACTTACTGCGCAAGAACACGAAGGAGACCTTAGAGGAATCGATCCAGCCACAGACGTCTGTGGAGAAGAAACGCAATTGTGTCTCGAAGACGAGCGAAGACAGTATGGCAATTTGCGATAGGCCCTCAAAGACGAACGCGAAGTGCCAGTCTGAATCAATCTTGCTTCCACGCGAAAAGATGCTTCTATTACT TGAGCAACGCATTCGAATCAAACTCAAAAGCGCAGAAAAGGACGTAAAAACGACAGCGAAAGCCGTAGAACATCTATTGTTCAAGACAGCTTCAACACCAAAAGTCtacgaagatttggaaaccttggatAAGCGGCTGTATGCAATACTCGCGGCGCTTATGAAACGCAAGGTACGAAAGATCTCGCGGGAGCAAGATCGAACAGTCATATTGAAACATCGCCTAGGAATAAAAACTTTTGAGGCGGTACAGGTGATACTCAGGGAGATTCAGCTCTTACGCCTTGGTCGCGTCGCTCTTGGCTGCAACAAGTTATCTTGCAACTCGCAGACTAAGAAAGATTTACTCAGTTGGCCTGTCAGCAAAGTTGATCTACCTAAAGGAGAGAAGCTTCCTCAGGCAGTCAAGAACatatttttcaaaaacgaGCTGACAAAGGCGTGGCAAACGACTCAGGCTGTGTCCCTTGCAAACCACAATTGGGAAGAACTGGTTGCAAGTACAGAAAAAGACATAGAGGCGTATAAGAGCTGGGCCTCTGCGAGCCTTTCGTAG
- a CDS encoding predicted protein encodes MTGNQRTELSSSPITRLNIINLIAYTLNVLITYGIGVAGLFDLPTNGDLSRKYQTLVTPVGWAFSIWGLIFTFQLVWVIFQTVSKRNRNSEWISAIGMGYFRICVAQAAWTLAFSNEAIWLSLGFMVLILVFLVEAVLSLIPKQASVGDYVLWKLPFTLHCGWILAATVVNLNVVLVAEGFSTNIQFLSAVGSLASLFLIGVFTAWRHIDYVIPIVVAWALLGVYVELGSAAASIVISFERSQIDQARYGAIIVSSALILATLVKGAFSLCQGRSDASTEESRYLRQDH; translated from the coding sequence ATGACAGGCAATCAACGCACTGAGCTCAGCAGCTCCCCCATTACCCGCTTAAACATCATCAACTTGATAGCTTACACCCTGAATGTGCTGATCACCTATGGAATTGGTGTTGCCGGATTGTTCGACTTGCCTACTAACGGCGATCTCTCGCGCAAATATCAAACACTAGTGACACCGGTAGGATGGGCGTTCTCAATATGGGGACTAATCTTCACCTTTCAGCTTGTTTGGGTTATATTTCAGACTGTTTCGAAGCGAAATCGAAATAGCGAATGGATATCAGCGATTGGAATGGGATACTTTCGAATTTGCGTGGCGCAAGCGGCTTGGACACTTGCTTTCAGCAACGAAGCCATTTGGTTATCGCTTGGTTTTATGGTTCTGATCTTGGTTTTTCTGGTTGAGGCCGTACTTTCTCTGATTCCTAAGCAAGCCTCGGTAGGAGATTATGtgctttggaagcttccTTTCACGCTCCATTGCGGCTGGATTCTCGCTGCCACGGTTGTCAATCTGAATGTTGTGTTGGTAGCAGAAGGATTCTCAACCAATATACAATTTCTTTCTGCCGTCGGTAGCCTTGCATCCTTGTTCCTCATAGGTGTGTTTACGGCCTGGAGACATATTGACTATGTGATTCCGATCGTTGTGGCTTGGGCATTACTGGGTGTATACGTTGAATTAGGCAGTGCGGCCGCCTCTATTGTTATTTCATTTGAACGGTCCCAAATTGATCAGGCTCGGTATGGTGCAATTATTGTATCCAGTGCTCTGATTTTAGCCACTCTGGTGAAGGGTGCATTCAGCCTCTGTCAGGGACGCTCTGATGCCAGCACAGAGGAGTCTCGTTATTTGCGCCAGGACCACTAA